In Candidatus Electrothrix scaldis, the genomic window ATACCAGGGAGGCCAAGGCCATCTTTGCCCAGGTGTTACGGACCAAGGAGGCCGAAGGCAAGCAGGCCAATAAGGAGGCTGCTGCCGCTGCCCGGCATTTGGGGGCATTGGCGTATATGAACAATCCCTTGGAGGCCCTGGTTCATTACCAAAAGGCTGTGCAGCTTGACCCGGATAATGCTGCAGATTGGACTTGGCTGGGTAATCTGCTTCAGCGGACAGGGGAGCTTACAGGGGCGGAAGAGGCGTACCGCAAAGTGCTGGCCCTGGCAGAAGCGCATCAGGATAAACAGGAGCAGGCATGGGCTCTGGGCAATCTGGGCCTTGTGTATTATACACGCGGGGAGCTGGACAAGGCCGAGGAGATGCATCGGAAGGCTCTGGAGCTGAATGAAGCTCTGGGCAGCAAGGAAGGCATGGCACTGAATTACGGCAATCTGGGCATTGTGTATTCTACACGCGGGGACCTGGACAAGGCCGAGGAGATGTACCGGAACGGTCTGGTGCTTGATGAAGAACTGGGCAGGAAGGAAGGCTTGGCTGCGAAGTACGGCAATCTGGGCAATGTGTATCGGACACGGGGGGAGCTGGACAAGGCCGAGGAGATGTACTGGAAGAGTCTGGAAATCAGCGAGGCTCTGGGGCTGAAGGAAGCAAGTGCAGGGCTGTACGGCAATCTGGGCATTGTGTATTCTACACGCGGGGAGCTGGACAAGGCCGAGGAGATGTACCGGAAGAGCCTGGAGATCAGCGAAGCCTTGGGCCTGAAGGAAGTAAGTGCAAGGCAGTACGGCAATCTGGGCCTTGTGTATTATACACGCGGGGATCTGGACAAGGCCGAGGAGATGTACCGGAAGAGCCTGGAGATCAGCGAAGCCTTGGGCCTGAAGGAAGTAAGTGCAAGGCAGTACGGCAATCTGGGCCTTGTGTATTATACACGCGGGGATCTGGACAAGGCCGAGGAGATGCATCGGAAAGGTCTGGTGCTTGATGAGGCTCTGGGCAGAAAAGAAGGCATGGCAGCAAAGTACGCCAATCTGGGCAATGTGTATCAGACACGCGGGGAACTGGACAAGGCCGAGGAGATGCACCGGAAGGCTCTGGAGCTTAATGAAGCACTGGGTAGCAAAGAAGGCATAGCTAGAGACCACGCCAATCTGGGTGTTCTGTACGAGCAACGCGGCAACCTTGCTCAGGCGGAAGAGGTATGGAGGAAGAGTCTGGGCCTGTATCAGGAAATAGGGATGCCGGATGCCAAGGACATTCAGCAATGGCTGGATGAGCTGGCCCAACAGCGCAGCAGCAGCCGATAGGCAGGTCGAGCATGGCGGTGGCCCGTCATTGTCCACAGGGTGTTACCCTGTGCTGAGTATATATAACCCCTTCGGGGTATGGTGCGGTGGCCCTCCTGCCCTGAAGGGGCAATATATATTGAGCCCGGTGCAACGCGCCGGGTGTCTCTCCCCGAAACCCCTCTGCCCGATCGTAGGATCGGGCCAATCTCGATCACGTGATCGGGCCGAGCTCGATCGTACGATCGGGGTAAGCTCGATCATATGATCGGGTCAGGTTTGATCGCAGGATCGGGTTCTGAGCCATCAGGTTTTCGCGTCCGCCTGGTTTTGTTCTTGACAAAGCCCGCATGCCGCTCTACGGTGGAAAAATCAAAATAATTCCAGCAGGTATTCATCGAACCGAACCTTTACCGGAGAACAGCTATGTCAACCGTACAATGGCGACCGTATGAAAATGCCCTGACCACCCCCCGCTCCTACAAACCACAGGTGATTCCCAAGGATACAAACGGATATAAAGAGCTCTCCGAGGCGATTTCCCAGGAAAATCCGCTCTGGAGCGCGGATATGGTGGAGTCGATCCTGCGCAAGCGGGATGAGAAGGTCATGGAGATGCTGCTTAACGGCGATCAGGTCTCTCTGGAAAACAGCTTTACCTATCATCTCACCCTGGCGGCCCGTCTGGATGCACCGGACGCCTCTCTGCCGCCGGCGGATGAATGCGTTCGGGTCAAGATCTATGCGGCCAGGGCCTTTGTGGAGAAGGTGCAGCAGCTGGTGCAACTGGAACGGCTGGCCCCGACCAGGAAGACACCGGTGATTGCCGGGGCCAGGGACACGGTGCTCCGGCTCGCCAATGTACTCAATCCCAATGGGCTGTTGCGCCTGAGCGGTACTGACCTGTTCTTTGATCCTGATGATGCGGAGACCGGCTGCCTGCTTGAGGGCACCCGGAGCGGCAGGGCCGTACAAACCCGTTACGGCTCCATCAGCAACAGTGAGGTTCAGGTGATACCGGATATCCCGGCCCAGAACGATCCGTGGAATAATGAGTACCGGGTGTCGGTCATGACGCAGTACACCGAGCACGGCAGTCTGCGCACCGGCACCTATGGTCGCCCGCTGCGCACCCCGCTGACCGTGACCCTGGGCAACGGGGACGGTATCCTCAGCGGGGCGAACAGGAATCCCCTGGTCACGGTAACGAGCGGTAACCTTGCAGGGGACAATGCGCAGGTGCGGATTCAGGCGGTCCTGAACAGTCAGTCCGGTGAGCTGCGCCTCAATCTCCTGGACATGCGGGAGAACGGCGAACAGGCCGACGCGGTCAGTGTGGGCGGCAACGGGACCTATACCCTGCCCGATCTTGCCGGTTCCGGCCTGAGCGGGCTGGAGGTTGATGTGCAGAACGCCGCTGCTCTGGAGGAGCTGGTCAGGACAAACTACGGCGGCAGGTTGGTGGATGTCCTTAGTGTGCAGGCAGGAGGTTAAGGCGGATTCCAGAGGATCATAGGGCAACTCAGGAGACTCTTTCCTGGGAAGGCTTCCTCCTGCTTGCAGCAGCACAAAAAATCACGTACAGTAGAGCCCCGCTTCTTCTCATTTCTGAGGCGGGGCTTTTTCTATTACACAGCACTGTATTGCACAACATGGCTCCGGGTAAGGAGCTTTATTTTGAGACGACCACCTGTTATGTCCGAAACAACAGCAGAACACACGATGTGCCTCGGTACCCTTGGTCCCGAGCAATCCCATGCCTGGCAGGCAGCCATCGGCTATGCGCCTCAGGCGGATATCAAACTCTATCCGCACTCTGGAGCCCTTCTGGATGCCTTTTTGTCCCGAGAGGTGGAACAGGTTGTTGTTCCGATATATAACACCCGCCAAGGAGAGAATAAGCAGTACTTCCGCCTCTTCGAGCAGGTGAAAGAAGGGTATTGGCTGGATAATATCGTCCTGCCCTCCAACCTCTCCCTGGGTGTCTTTGCCCCGGATGTGCAGGCTGATGAGCTTGAGGTGCTGTTGGGTAAACGGGCAGTGTTTCGCCAATGCGAAGAGTATATCTGCGGTGGTTTTCCCAATGCTGCGCTGACCACAGTACATGACCTGAAACAGGCTGTTGGACGAATCCAGGGGCAGGGGCTGAGGAATCACGGCGTCATTGCCACAGCAGAGCTGCTGAGTGCCCTGGGCCTGCATATCATTGAGCGGGAGGTTGCCCCCCATAATCGCACCCGTTATGCCGTCCTGGGGCGTGAGCTCCCCAAGCCCACCGGCTATGACGCCACCGCCTTTATCACCGGGGCCCTTGATGATCGGGTCGGGCTGCTGGTGGATATACTTGGTGAGTTCTCCCGCCAGGGCATTAACATCCTGGATATGAGCTCGGAAAACGATGTGAAGTCCCAGAAGCTGCAAATCTATATTGAAGCGGAAGGGCATATCGAAGACCGGGCCATGCAGGATGCTGTGACCGCTATAGAGGAGCGGATTATCGGCCAGCGTAACCGCATGCGCCTGCTCGGTTGTTTCCCTCGGGTGGATATGCGGCCAAAGTATATCAGCTCCTTTGGCTTTATCGGTACTGGGGCCATGAGTGCCTGGTTTGCTGATCGCTTGGAGCATGAGGGCTATCAAGCCCTGATGACCGGCCGCAGCACCGAACTTCGGCCTGAGGAGATGATCCCTCAGGTGGACGTGGTGGTGATCTGTGTTCCCATCTCCTTTACAGCGGAAACCATCCGGCAATATGGGCCGTTGATTGAGGATGGTAAGGCCCTGATCCTACTGGCCGGTGAGTCAGAGACCACAATTGATACTGCCTTGGAAGTAACAGGGCAGGGAGTCGAGGTGATGCTGGTGCATAATCTCTGGGGGCCGCAGGCTGCAACCATGAAGGATAAAAACGCCATTGTGGTGCGCACAGGCCGTAGCGGGCGCTTCTGCTCCGAGTTCGAGGCCTTTCTCTATAAACACGGGGCAAGTATTTATCAGGACTCTGCAACCAAGCATGATCTGCTGATGGGAATAGGGCAGAAGCTGCCCACCGTCATTTCCGTGGCCCTGGCCATGACCCTGGAGGAAAACGGCATCACGGCGGAAGACCTGGCCTCCCATTGCACCCTGACCTCACTGTATCCCATCCTGGCTATGGCTCGGGTGCATTCCCAGAATCCGAGAACCTATGCCGAGATCATGTCCACCTCTGGAGAAAGCCGTAAGATTGTCCATGACTTTGCTCAATACCTGCATCAGGTGGTTTCCATCGCAGATCAGGGGAACCAGGAAGGAATTCAGGAATTATGTAGAGTCATGGAGCAAAACGGTGAACATCTGACCGAGCCTTTTCTCCGCAACCGTATGGAGCAGGCCAAGGCTGTGGATGAGGTGCTCGGTGCGATTATTTAACGGTTTAACGGGCAACGTGGACATGAAGAGGATATCGTTGTTGACGCAGGGAAGTATTGTGCTTAGAGTCTCTTTGTTTTAAAAAGCCGTAATTGCCTGCCGCATCAAGTGAAGCGGACCATGATGACCAGAAAAAACAAATATCTCACTATTGGAGTTAATATATGTTGAAACGAGCGCTTGCTTATCTTGATGAAAAGCACACCTGTCCCCATTGTAAGACTGAATTGACCCTCTGCCATGCGCCGCCCATGCATGTGGGAGATGGGCTTGGTTGGGGCTCAGAGTTCCTGTTTATCTGCCTGAATGATGAGTGTTCTTTGTTTGTTAATGGCTGGGAACACATAGAAAATCAGTACGGACATGTGGGCTCGTACCGTCACATGGAGCTTCCCGATAGTAAGGAAAGCTATAATATGATGGTTGCGGGGAAAGCCGCCTTTACCGGAAGTATTGTGGATGTGGAGGCCCTGAAACAACAGAATGCCCGCTATCAATCAGAGAAAGAGGCTGTTGCCAAGCTGGATACCTGCGTTGAGGCCAAGGACTTGGAGCCGGTACTCTTTCTGCTTACCGATAATGCAGCCAATATCAGTGACAGGAAACGGGCAGCTTCTTTATTGGTTGACCTCAATGATCTCTCCTGTATTGAGGTCTTGCGGAATCATAATTTTACTGATACCCATTTGGAGCAGGATATCAATCTGGCAATTAATAAGATTTTGGCTAACCATTTTCTCCGTGAATGCCCTTACTGTGCGGAGCTGATTAAGGCTCGGGCCAAGGTCTGCAAACATTGCAGTAAAGAACTTAGCTGAGAGGTGACTTTCTCCTTGCCAAAATCTTTTTGAAAGGGTATATACCCCTCTCACAACAGATGTGAATGTGGTGAGCGTAGCTCAGCTGGTGGTAGCACCGGGTTGTGGCCTCGGAGGTCGTGGGTTCAAGTCCCATCGCTCACCCCATAATATATAAGGGGCTTCAGGGAGTTCTTTACTGAAGCCCCTTTCCTTTTTTGTTCAGGCCGCTTTTCTTCTGCGGCATCCTGCCTGAAAGTTTCTACTCTGATTGTTTCTTTTCTTTGCTCTTTATAAGGTTTTACTCAATTCCTGTTGAATTTCCAGTCTGGTTTGGTTATATCTGGAATAAGAGAGTGCTCTGCTTTCTTGATCACTCTTTTGTCAGTACATAGTTTTTTGCCGGTGGTTATTGGATGAACGATGAAATTTTTCTTGCCTGCATCCCTTGGCAGGGATAACCTCCTTTTCCTTCAGAACCCTCAACCTTAACCGTTTATTATGAAAGCTGCTGTTGTTTACGGTGCCGATGATATCCGTATTGAAGATTATGCAGATCCGGTTGCCGGTCCAGGCGAAGTTGTTGTTGCAACAAAAGTTGCTGGAATTTGCGGAAAAGATGTGAAAACCATGCTCGGCGAGGGGTTGACTGAAAAACTCCCTGCCATCCTTGGTCAGGATATATCAGGAGAAATCAGTTCCATTGGTGAAGGCGTTGTGGGGTTTTCCGTCGGGGACCCAGTTGCAGTGTATCCTATGGCTGTCTGTGGACAATGTTATTACTGTCGTCAAAAACGCTATAATCTCTGCGAAAAGTCCTTAGGGATTGGGCATGGCCTGGACGGAGCCTTTGCCGAATACGTACGCGTTCCCAAAGAAATATTGAATGTCGGGGGGCTGATTAAACTTGATGATGAGATTTCTTTTGAAGATGCCGTGATGGCAGAGCCTCTTTCCTGTACCTTTGCCGCAGCTCGGGCAAATCGGATGAAGGAAGGGCAGACGGTGCTGGTGATCGGCGGTGGATCTATGGGTCTGATGCATCTGAAAACAGCCAAATGGTCCGGATGCGAAGTCATCGTTGCTGATATCGTTGATACCCGTTTAGCAATGGCCGGGCAAATGGGAGCGGATCATCTGATTAACTCGGAAACGGGTAATCTCCATGATGAGGTGATGCGTATCACTGAGGGCAGAGGAGCTGATGTGGTTATTATCTCCATCGGCATTCCTGATGTGATTGAAGATTGCCTGAAGCTGGTTGCCCGAGGTGGCGTGTGCAATATATTCGGGGCTGCTCCAGACACAGAGGTGAAGATTGACCCTCGTTGGCTTCATCATCAGGAAATCACCCTGACAGGAACCTACGCATCGACACCGGCTGACTTTAAAAAATGTCTTCAATTGATTAAGGAAGAGGCTATTATTGTCTCCGATCTGGTTTCTCATCGCTTTACCCTTGATACCTTTGACGAAGCTGTGGAAAGTGCCAAAAGCCTGGAGATGGTTCGAGGGATCATTACCTTTGGGGAGATGGTTTCTGTTTCATTTTAGAGGGAATTCTTCTGCTCATTCTCTGGATTTTCTGAAAGCGATTTTGCTGTGATGATGTGGCAGAGTGATCGCATGAAGAAGTGATTTCGTCAAAGGTGTTGATCTGAATGCTCACTCTCCTGTTTGTTTTTGTTGCAGCCTGCCTGACGGCTTTGGTGTTCACCCCCTTCATTCGTCAATTTGCTCTTCATTTTGACCTGACAGATAAACCGTCAGCTCGAAAAATGCACAGTGAAAAAATTCCTCGAGTCGGCGGGGTTGTGCTCTTTATTGGCTCTTTTCTTCCCTTTCTTTTTCTCCTTCTTGTCCAAAAATACAGCCCCACAGCGCAGAATTTTTTTTCTGATATCAGTCTGTCGTGTTTTGCTACTGGTGCAGTCCTTATTTTTCTCCTCGGCCTCTTAGACGACGTACGAGAGCTGAGTTTTTCTATTAAAATAGTGGGGCAACTGCTGGTCGCTCTTTTTGTTTATTCCTGCGGAGTTCAGATTACGGAGGTAACAACTCCATTTGGTCCGAATTTTTCTATAGGAATCCTCTCATTACCTGTCACTGTTTTTTGGTTCCTCCTGGTCATTAACGCGATTAATTTGATAGACGGACTGGATGGTTTGGCTGCAGGAATCTGTCTTTTTGTGTCACTTTCAATGCTCTTTGTCTGTATAGTAAATGGACGACTCGGAGCTTCCCTGGTCTTTGCTGCCTTAGCTGGTGTTCTGATTGGTTTCCTGCGTTATAATTTTCATCCAGCCTCTATCTTTATGGGGGACAGTGGGAGCTATTTTCTTGGCTATTGTCTGGCTGCTCTCAGCATTGGAGGAACAATGAAGGGACAGGTCGCTACGGCCATGTTGATTCCTGTTATTGCCCTGGGCATTCCCTTGATAGATACATTATGGGCACCGATTCGCCGTTTTATTAGCGGTCAGCGCGTTTTTCGACCGGACAATAAGCATATTCACCATAGATTAGTTAAGCTCGGCTTTACCCACCGGAGAGCAGTATTGACTCTCTATACGTTGTCGGTCGTCTTAGGTATTTGTTCCATGCTTCTTGTCCATGCCCAGAATGATACGTCAGCATTTATTCTTTTTGTGCTCGGTATAGGGCTGGTCGCTTTGCTGCGCTATCTAAGTGACTCCAATCTATTTAATATCCACAATGTTGCTTCATGGGCCCGCGACCTGACCGATGAGGCCGGGATCACTATTCAACGACGTCTTTTTTTACAGCATCAGCAAAAGATTGCTGCTGCTCCTGACTCTGAAACGCTCTGGGAATCTATTTGCCTGTCTCTGGATATGCTGGGATTTGATTATGCAGAATTTCATTTTGTTGAGCAACAGGCAGCTGTCACAAAAATGGGGCGTTCTCGATGTCGATTTAGCTGGGCGGCAAAGAATGACGATGTTCCTCCCTCTCCCCAGGAAAGTCTTCTCAGGATTGAGCTTCCTATTCATCAGTTACTACCTAATAAAACTGTAGCTTGTAATTACGGGACCTTGCTGCTTATGAAAGATATGCGCCACAGCGCGACTGAGCCGTATCTCTTGAAAAGGGTAGAACAGTTACGAAGAAGCATGGTGACGGCCTTAGAAAAAATCTGACTGTTACGGAATTAGGAGAGATACTGTTATCCCCGTCAAGGCTTTTTTCCTATAGCACGAGCCTCAAAGCAGTCAAGGCCATTGCCTTTCGGGTACTCGCTTCGCATCGTAGGTAAGCGAAGACTCCGAGGGCATTGCTGGCAACGGCAGGGTCTGAAGGAGGAGCGATAGAAGGTGAGTGGTACAATAGCGCAAGCGAACCTGAGACGAG contains:
- a CDS encoding zinc ribbon domain-containing protein; the encoded protein is MLKRALAYLDEKHTCPHCKTELTLCHAPPMHVGDGLGWGSEFLFICLNDECSLFVNGWEHIENQYGHVGSYRHMELPDSKESYNMMVAGKAAFTGSIVDVEALKQQNARYQSEKEAVAKLDTCVEAKDLEPVLFLLTDNAANISDRKRAASLLVDLNDLSCIEVLRNHNFTDTHLEQDINLAINKILANHFLRECPYCAELIKARAKVCKHCSKELS
- a CDS encoding alcohol dehydrogenase catalytic domain-containing protein, translating into MKAAVVYGADDIRIEDYADPVAGPGEVVVATKVAGICGKDVKTMLGEGLTEKLPAILGQDISGEISSIGEGVVGFSVGDPVAVYPMAVCGQCYYCRQKRYNLCEKSLGIGHGLDGAFAEYVRVPKEILNVGGLIKLDDEISFEDAVMAEPLSCTFAAARANRMKEGQTVLVIGGGSMGLMHLKTAKWSGCEVIVADIVDTRLAMAGQMGADHLINSETGNLHDEVMRITEGRGADVVIISIGIPDVIEDCLKLVARGGVCNIFGAAPDTEVKIDPRWLHHQEITLTGTYASTPADFKKCLQLIKEEAIIVSDLVSHRFTLDTFDEAVESAKSLEMVRGIITFGEMVSVSF
- a CDS encoding MraY family glycosyltransferase; its protein translation is MLTLLFVFVAACLTALVFTPFIRQFALHFDLTDKPSARKMHSEKIPRVGGVVLFIGSFLPFLFLLLVQKYSPTAQNFFSDISLSCFATGAVLIFLLGLLDDVRELSFSIKIVGQLLVALFVYSCGVQITEVTTPFGPNFSIGILSLPVTVFWFLLVINAINLIDGLDGLAAGICLFVSLSMLFVCIVNGRLGASLVFAALAGVLIGFLRYNFHPASIFMGDSGSYFLGYCLAALSIGGTMKGQVATAMLIPVIALGIPLIDTLWAPIRRFISGQRVFRPDNKHIHHRLVKLGFTHRRAVLTLYTLSVVLGICSMLLVHAQNDTSAFILFVLGIGLVALLRYLSDSNLFNIHNVASWARDLTDEAGITIQRRLFLQHQQKIAAAPDSETLWESICLSLDMLGFDYAEFHFVEQQAAVTKMGRSRCRFSWAAKNDDVPPSPQESLLRIELPIHQLLPNKTVACNYGTLLLMKDMRHSATEPYLLKRVEQLRRSMVTALEKI
- a CDS encoding tetratricopeptide repeat protein, yielding MNLAGFEKIAPHLANPLVLVGFVMLLAYAIHWQLMKSGLLRQVTQKDSSLIIRLFLRYGFWLALALLLAGFGLAGWTKYMDTEQVISVNAGKLAREMVGPLQGQLEAKDEQIKALTEAIQALSKTGAPVASINAALRALEQGDTREAKAIFAQVLRTKEAEGKQANKEAAAAARHLGALAYMNNPLEALVHYQKAVQLDPDNAADWTWLGNLLQRTGELTGAEEAYRKVLALAEAHQDKQEQAWALGNLGLVYYTRGELDKAEEMHRKALELNEALGSKEGMALNYGNLGIVYSTRGDLDKAEEMYRNGLVLDEELGRKEGLAAKYGNLGNVYRTRGELDKAEEMYWKSLEISEALGLKEASAGLYGNLGIVYSTRGELDKAEEMYRKSLEISEALGLKEVSARQYGNLGLVYYTRGDLDKAEEMYRKSLEISEALGLKEVSARQYGNLGLVYYTRGDLDKAEEMHRKGLVLDEALGRKEGMAAKYANLGNVYQTRGELDKAEEMHRKALELNEALGSKEGIARDHANLGVLYEQRGNLAQAEEVWRKSLGLYQEIGMPDAKDIQQWLDELAQQRSSSR
- a CDS encoding prephenate dehydratase domain-containing protein gives rise to the protein MRRPPVMSETTAEHTMCLGTLGPEQSHAWQAAIGYAPQADIKLYPHSGALLDAFLSREVEQVVVPIYNTRQGENKQYFRLFEQVKEGYWLDNIVLPSNLSLGVFAPDVQADELEVLLGKRAVFRQCEEYICGGFPNAALTTVHDLKQAVGRIQGQGLRNHGVIATAELLSALGLHIIEREVAPHNRTRYAVLGRELPKPTGYDATAFITGALDDRVGLLVDILGEFSRQGINILDMSSENDVKSQKLQIYIEAEGHIEDRAMQDAVTAIEERIIGQRNRMRLLGCFPRVDMRPKYISSFGFIGTGAMSAWFADRLEHEGYQALMTGRSTELRPEEMIPQVDVVVICVPISFTAETIRQYGPLIEDGKALILLAGESETTIDTALEVTGQGVEVMLVHNLWGPQAATMKDKNAIVVRTGRSGRFCSEFEAFLYKHGASIYQDSATKHDLLMGIGQKLPTVISVALAMTLEENGITAEDLASHCTLTSLYPILAMARVHSQNPRTYAEIMSTSGESRKIVHDFAQYLHQVVSIADQGNQEGIQELCRVMEQNGEHLTEPFLRNRMEQAKAVDEVLGAII